A genomic segment from Neisseria perflava encodes:
- a CDS encoding PglL family O-oligosaccharyltransferase: MTYHTLSDGLTESSVKTFWPLWLSFLWICAVPFLSLYRVGPLPSFYLEAISLSGSLVLTLISAHKSLLNIRLPALSIGLFAMAAFWSLQARLMYSTYPGMSDITAWTFVILALGAWSVRGWVAAYGQERVVSIFAWSLLIGATIQAVIVWLQFKGWSNVEWLNGIIARSSGTVNGQLGQRNHLGHYLMWGILAASYLWTARKMSNTAGFLFVLALTATLGLVNSRTILGYIAALFLITPLWFWRTRFQHKRALCIFLLTAILAAAFQFGMGSLLDLFGNIKYETAVERAGTSGFEGSMRQIEWSKAWIAFQSAPWFGHGWNSFAQQTFLINAQQQYFPNNILGVLFTHSHNIVMQLLSEMGIAGTLLATLTLLAAVWRLSGRNQTPASLFLLTAAAVSLCHSMLEYPLWYIYFLTVFSLILSLTPSYPKDVSDGPLSTRIRQWTGGIAALSILIGMANLSWEYQNLTQYSRVGKTDDPQTVQNKIDGLQQLSKESPMLAYYADLSLSRRADPTDAYIRPWAEEAALKALTYRPYSSAYQVGLYLYRQGKKEEGAQWMQAVQYYYPYMMYFYADKIRSHPAFAPLLPKLLSDCKDFINAPKHQTAKSCDKP, from the coding sequence ATGACCTACCACACTCTTTCAGACGGCCTGACTGAATCTTCAGTAAAAACCTTTTGGCCTTTATGGCTCAGTTTTCTTTGGATTTGCGCCGTCCCTTTTCTCTCGCTCTACCGAGTCGGTCCACTGCCCAGCTTTTATTTGGAAGCCATCTCTCTGAGCGGCTCATTGGTACTGACTTTGATTAGCGCACACAAAAGTCTGCTGAATATCCGCCTTCCTGCACTCAGTATCGGCTTGTTTGCCATGGCCGCATTTTGGTCGCTCCAAGCGCGCCTCATGTATTCCACCTACCCCGGCATGAGCGATATTACCGCCTGGACCTTTGTTATTTTGGCACTGGGCGCATGGTCGGTGCGGGGCTGGGTAGCAGCTTACGGACAGGAACGCGTCGTCAGCATCTTTGCTTGGTCTTTATTGATAGGTGCAACCATACAGGCCGTCATCGTCTGGCTGCAATTTAAAGGCTGGTCTAACGTAGAGTGGTTGAACGGCATCATTGCCCGAAGCAGCGGTACCGTAAACGGCCAACTCGGCCAGCGCAATCATTTGGGACATTATTTAATGTGGGGCATTTTGGCGGCATCCTATTTATGGACGGCGCGCAAAATGTCCAATACAGCAGGTTTTCTGTTTGTATTGGCATTGACTGCGACCCTCGGCCTTGTCAACTCGCGCACCATCTTAGGCTACATTGCCGCCCTATTCCTGATTACGCCGTTATGGTTTTGGCGTACCCGTTTCCAACACAAACGCGCACTGTGCATTTTCCTTCTGACCGCCATCCTGGCCGCCGCTTTCCAATTCGGCATGGGCAGCCTGTTGGATTTGTTTGGCAACATCAAATACGAAACCGCCGTCGAACGCGCAGGCACCAGCGGTTTTGAAGGCTCCATGCGCCAAATCGAATGGAGCAAGGCATGGATTGCCTTTCAATCCGCACCTTGGTTCGGTCACGGCTGGAACAGCTTTGCCCAGCAAACCTTTCTGATCAATGCCCAGCAACAATATTTCCCCAACAATATCCTCGGCGTACTGTTTACCCATTCGCACAATATCGTCATGCAGTTGCTGTCCGAAATGGGCATTGCCGGCACCTTGCTGGCAACCTTAACCCTGCTTGCAGCCGTATGGCGACTATCAGGCCGCAACCAAACACCGGCTTCCCTATTTTTGCTGACTGCCGCCGCCGTCAGCCTCTGCCACAGCATGCTCGAATATCCGCTTTGGTATATCTACTTCCTTACCGTATTCAGCCTGATTCTGTCGCTGACACCTTCTTATCCGAAAGATGTTTCAGACGGCCCTTTATCTACCCGAATCAGACAATGGACAGGCGGTATAGCTGCTTTATCGATTTTAATCGGCATGGCAAACCTCAGCTGGGAATATCAAAATCTGACCCAATATAGCCGTGTAGGGAAAACCGACGATCCGCAAACAGTTCAAAACAAAATTGACGGCTTGCAGCAGCTCTCCAAAGAAAGCCCCATGCTTGCCTATTACGCCGATTTAAGTTTGAGCAGACGTGCCGACCCGACCGATGCCTACATCCGCCCATGGGCGGAAGAAGCCGCACTCAAAGCCCTGACCTACCGCCCCTACTCCAGCGCCTACCAAGTCGGCCTTTACCTCTATCGACAAGGTAAAAAAGAAGAAGGTGCGCAATGGATGCAGGCAGTGCAATATTATTACCCCTATATGATGTATTTCTACGCCGACAAAATACGCAGCCATCCGGCATTCGCCCCACTACTGCCCAAACTTTTGTCTGATTGCAAAGATTTCATCAATGCACCGAAACACCAAACTGCCAAATCTTGTGATAAACCCTAA
- a CDS encoding DUF2069 domain-containing protein: MNNTRSPLPYLATSISLILLILLSLSWELWIAPLREGGSWLALKALPLCLPLTGILKKRIYTYQYSSMLILIYFAEACMRLADTAVASRICAAVSVLLCIAFFLGCLAFIKQQKHTSK, translated from the coding sequence GTGAACAATACACGCTCCCCATTACCTTATCTTGCAACTTCCATAAGCCTTATCCTGCTGATTCTGCTTTCCTTGTCATGGGAATTGTGGATCGCGCCATTGCGCGAAGGCGGCTCATGGCTGGCACTGAAAGCCCTGCCGCTGTGCCTGCCGTTGACCGGCATTTTGAAAAAACGCATCTACACTTATCAATACAGCTCCATGCTGATTCTGATTTACTTTGCCGAAGCCTGTATGCGCCTGGCTGACACAGCCGTCGCCAGCCGGATTTGCGCCGCCGTTTCTGTATTATTGTGCATTGCCTTTTTCCTCGGCTGCCTTGCATTTATCAAACAACAAAAACACACATCAAAATGA
- the hisC gene encoding histidinol-phosphate transaminase, with amino-acid sequence MNRVADVIRDDIKVMTAYQVADLPEGFIKLDAMECPHHPFAGYESLLSEWADLAKQAPIHLYPHAAKSGIYEELREVFGIPDKAEIALGNGSDELIQFLTMLVAKPNARVLGIEPSFVMYRHNAALYGMEYVGVPLNPDFSLNLPAVLTAIEQHQPSLIFIAYPNNPTGVCFKREEVEAVIRADTGIVVVDEAYGAFHHDSFLPWAGEVENLVVMRTISKIGFAGLRMGYAAASPSIMGELAKILPPYNMNQLSLAAAKFSLKHHPIIQQNIDTLKNERSRVMNELLKLNRLEVFPSEANFITVRVPDANELFETLKQNRILIKKLHGSHPLLDQCVRITIGSAAQNDAVLAVIRNLYPNL; translated from the coding sequence ATGAATCGCGTTGCTGATGTTATCCGTGATGATATTAAAGTAATGACAGCCTATCAGGTTGCTGATTTGCCGGAAGGTTTTATTAAGTTGGACGCCATGGAGTGTCCGCATCATCCTTTCGCCGGGTATGAATCTTTATTATCGGAATGGGCGGACTTGGCAAAGCAGGCGCCGATTCATTTGTATCCCCATGCTGCCAAGAGCGGTATTTATGAAGAATTGAGGGAGGTTTTCGGTATTCCCGATAAAGCGGAAATCGCATTGGGTAACGGCTCCGATGAGCTTATCCAATTTTTGACTATGCTGGTTGCCAAACCAAATGCGCGTGTATTGGGTATTGAGCCAAGTTTCGTTATGTATCGTCATAATGCCGCGCTTTATGGCATGGAATATGTCGGCGTTCCCTTAAATCCAGATTTTTCTTTAAATCTCCCTGCCGTTTTGACCGCTATCGAGCAACATCAGCCGTCATTAATTTTTATTGCCTATCCCAATAATCCTACCGGCGTGTGCTTTAAGCGAGAAGAAGTAGAGGCGGTCATTCGTGCGGATACCGGCATTGTGGTTGTCGATGAGGCATATGGTGCGTTTCATCATGACAGTTTCCTTCCGTGGGCGGGCGAAGTCGAAAACCTGGTCGTAATGCGCACCATCAGTAAAATCGGCTTTGCCGGCTTACGGATGGGGTATGCGGCGGCAAGCCCAAGCATTATGGGTGAACTGGCCAAAATCCTTCCGCCTTACAATATGAATCAATTAAGCTTGGCGGCGGCGAAATTCTCATTGAAGCATCATCCAATCATTCAGCAAAACATTGATACATTAAAAAACGAGCGTTCGCGCGTGATGAATGAATTGTTGAAATTAAACCGTTTGGAAGTTTTTCCGAGCGAAGCCAACTTTATTACCGTTCGCGTACCTGATGCGAACGAGCTGTTTGAAACATTGAAGCAAAACCGCATACTGATTAAAAAACTGCATGGCAGCCATCCGCTTTTGGATCAGTGTGTCCGCATAACCATAGGCTCGGCAGCGCAAAATGATGCCGTCTTGGCCGTTATTAGAAACCTTTACCCCAATCTTTGA
- the misR gene encoding two-component system response regulator MisR, which yields MSRVLLVDDDALLTELLTEYLTAEGLNVHSVPDGEAGVQEILTGQYDVVVLDSMMPKMNGLDVLKNVRTQSTVPIIMLTAKGDDIDRIIGLEMGADDYVPKPCTPRELLARINAILRRAQHSNEQNNAPNSISVSDVVLYPAKRQASIKDTPLELTSTEFNLLEVLMRHAGQVVSKETLSIEALDRKLAKFDRSIDVHISSIRHKLGDASLIQTVRGLGYLFVKN from the coding sequence ATGAGTCGCGTATTACTCGTAGATGACGATGCCCTCTTGACCGAATTGCTGACCGAATACCTGACTGCCGAAGGCCTCAACGTTCACAGCGTTCCTGACGGCGAAGCCGGCGTTCAAGAAATTCTGACCGGACAATACGATGTCGTCGTATTAGACTCCATGATGCCTAAAATGAACGGTTTGGACGTATTGAAAAACGTACGTACCCAAAGCACTGTACCCATCATCATGCTGACTGCAAAAGGTGACGACATCGACCGCATTATTGGTTTGGAAATGGGTGCGGACGATTATGTTCCGAAACCATGTACACCGCGCGAACTCTTAGCCCGCATCAACGCCATCCTACGCCGTGCGCAACACAGCAACGAACAAAACAACGCGCCTAACAGCATTTCTGTCAGCGACGTCGTTTTGTACCCGGCCAAACGCCAAGCCAGCATCAAAGACACTCCGCTCGAGTTGACCAGCACCGAATTCAACCTGCTCGAAGTTTTGATGCGCCACGCCGGACAAGTCGTCAGCAAAGAGACCCTGTCTATCGAGGCACTCGACCGCAAACTGGCTAAATTTGACCGCAGCATCGACGTACACATCTCCAGCATCCGCCACAAATTGGGCGATGCTTCCCTGATTCAAACCGTACGCGGCTTAGGCTACCTGTTTGTTAAAAACTAA
- a CDS encoding HAMP domain-containing sensor histidine kinase, translating into MKLFQRIFATFCAVIVCAIFVASFSFWLVQNTLAENQFNQRRTIETTLMNSIVSAFNSRGDSGAREILSEWKNNPVSNAVYVITGDDKKDILGRNIDSLSIERARIFAINNPESDLAHIEYDRFGEEYLFFIKGWDNHQAQRLPSPLFIPGLPLSPIWHEFIILSFIIIVGLLMAYILANNITKPIKILGGGMDRVANGELETRISQQVDDRDDELSHLAVQFDKMAEKLEKLVAKERHLLHHVSHEMRSPLARMQAIVGLIQSQPQKQEQYLKRLEGELVRMDTLVGELLTLSRLETSNIPLEKENLKLVPFLTNLIEDNQSIAHQNNQSVTLSIDPKIPENAIVSANEGYLYRAFDNVIRNAINYSPEGSTIQTHIGQDGKNWIIDVTDNGPGVDEMQLPHIFTAFYRADSSAHKPGTGLGLALTQHIMEQHCGKIIAENVKPNGLRMRFILPKKKAGDKKEV; encoded by the coding sequence ATGAAACTGTTTCAACGCATCTTCGCCACATTTTGCGCAGTTATCGTCTGCGCAATCTTTGTGGCGAGTTTTTCATTTTGGCTGGTACAAAACACCCTCGCCGAAAACCAATTCAACCAACGCCGCACCATCGAAACCACACTGATGAACAGCATCGTTTCCGCATTCAACTCACGCGGAGACAGCGGTGCGCGCGAAATTCTTTCTGAATGGAAAAACAATCCGGTTTCCAATGCCGTTTATGTGATTACCGGCGACGATAAAAAAGATATTTTAGGCCGCAATATCGACAGCCTATCCATCGAACGCGCCCGTATTTTTGCCATCAATAATCCTGAATCTGATTTGGCACACATCGAATACGACCGTTTCGGCGAAGAATACCTCTTCTTCATTAAAGGCTGGGACAACCATCAGGCCCAACGCCTCCCTAGCCCGCTCTTCATTCCCGGCCTGCCGCTTTCGCCTATTTGGCACGAATTTATTATTCTGTCTTTCATCATCATCGTCGGCCTGCTGATGGCATACATCCTTGCCAACAATATTACCAAGCCTATTAAAATTCTTGGCGGCGGCATGGACAGAGTAGCCAACGGCGAACTCGAAACCCGCATTTCCCAACAAGTTGACGACCGTGACGACGAATTGTCCCATCTTGCCGTGCAGTTCGACAAAATGGCCGAAAAGCTTGAAAAACTTGTTGCCAAAGAGCGCCACCTGCTTCACCACGTTTCTCATGAAATGCGCTCGCCGCTGGCGCGCATGCAGGCAATTGTCGGCCTGATTCAATCTCAGCCGCAAAAACAAGAGCAATACCTCAAGCGACTTGAAGGCGAACTGGTGCGCATGGATACTCTGGTCGGTGAATTGTTGACCCTCTCCCGCTTGGAAACTTCCAATATTCCTTTGGAAAAAGAAAACCTCAAACTCGTTCCTTTCCTAACTAATTTGATTGAGGACAACCAAAGCATTGCCCACCAAAACAACCAAAGCGTTACCCTGAGCATTGACCCAAAAATCCCTGAAAATGCCATAGTCAGCGCCAACGAAGGCTATCTATACCGCGCCTTTGACAACGTTATCCGCAATGCCATCAATTACAGTCCAGAAGGCAGCACCATTCAAACCCATATCGGACAAGACGGAAAAAACTGGATTATCGATGTTACCGACAACGGGCCTGGCGTGGACGAAATGCAGCTTCCGCATATTTTCACTGCCTTTTATCGCGCCGACTCCAGCGCGCACAAGCCCGGTACAGGTTTAGGGCTTGCCTTGACGCAGCACATTATGGAACAGCACTGCGGTAAAATCATTGCTGAAAATGTCAAACCCAACGGCCTGAGGATGCGTTTTATCCTTCCCAAAAAGAAAGCCGGAGACAAAAAAGAAGTCTAA